One Neisseria sp. Marseille-Q5346 genomic region harbors:
- a CDS encoding factor H binding family protein, which translates to MKTNAIEDIQKLAKDLGAPGATVKSYNVTLGNQSSSGSNINLSGYPLKELKLNQNFQETAIANASGNNYTITRSGKAHIYRQNYSLIAGINPTNTTVRGSGVNESEKLDDTYILIKGQTTQTLPTAGKFNYSGIASDGVSQGKLAYSVNFDNGKGSGTITGIGSDINLHEASIREGSYTNEIDNTEIKGYGIQGSSNRGDYALGFFGPNAEEIVGTVNDGEIGFAGSH; encoded by the coding sequence TTGAAAACCAACGCAATTGAGGATATTCAAAAATTAGCAAAAGATTTGGGAGCACCGGGGGCAACTGTTAAATCATACAATGTAACACTGGGCAATCAATCCAGCAGCGGCAGCAATATTAATTTATCTGGATACCCGCTCAAAGAATTAAAGCTCAATCAAAACTTCCAAGAAACTGCCATTGCAAATGCTTCTGGTAACAATTACACCATTACCCGAAGTGGTAAAGCCCATATTTACCGCCAAAACTATTCTTTGATTGCAGGTATCAATCCGACTAATACAACAGTTAGAGGATCAGGAGTCAATGAATCAGAAAAACTTGACGATACTTATATCCTAATTAAAGGTCAAACTACCCAAACCCTGCCGACTGCGGGCAAATTTAACTACTCAGGTATTGCAAGCGATGGTGTAAGTCAGGGCAAATTGGCGTACTCTGTTAACTTTGACAACGGAAAAGGCAGTGGCACAATTACCGGAATCGGCAGCGATATCAATCTGCACGAAGCGTCTATTCGAGAAGGCAGCTACACCAACGAAATTGATAACACCGAAATTAAGGGATACGGTATTCAAGGCTCTTCCAACCGTGGCGATTATGCGCTCGGCTTCTTCGGCCCTAATGCGGAAGAAATCGTCGGTACGGTTAATGACGGTGAAATCGGTTTCGCCGGCTCCCACTAA
- the clpA gene encoding ATP-dependent Clp protease ATP-binding subunit ClpA: MLSPELEHILQLLYREARNARYEFISLEHLLLVLIEEDAAVPNVLKLCGADLKVLSEQLAASVAENTPQIPDHLLDAVETQPTLGFQRVIQRAMVHTQSAGKAAVEPLDILVAMMSESESHAVYFLKLQSITRFEVLRCIAHGSPDDEDGNDSDGLGREGEEAEQKTGSLSDYTVNLNAEVKAGRIDPLIGRKHEMERLVQILCRRRKNNPLLVGEAGVGKTALAEGLAHQIVNGDIPDALKEAEVYALDMGSLLAGTKYRGDFEARVKSVLKQLEKIPHAILFIDEIHTIIGAGSTSGGTMDASNLLKPALAKGSLRCIGATTYDEYRTIFDKDHALSRRFQKIDVIEPTVSETVQILRGLKPMFEDFHQVRYTQGALEAAAELSARYINERFLPDKAIDVMDEAGAAQRIQPKSKQKKVIGKAQIETVIAKVARIPEKTVSHDDKQVLQFLGRDLKNMVYGQENAIDALVAAVKMSRSGLALPDKPIGSFLFSGPTGVGKTEVAKQLAYSMGVPLQRFDMSEYMERHAVSRLIGAPPGYVGFEQGGLLTEAINKQPHCVLLLDEIEKAHPDIFNVLLQVMDAGKLTDNNGKSADFRNVILIMTTNAGAESLSRPSLGFTAKRERGDEMQAINKLFTPEFRNRLDAIIPFAPLSEPIIVKVVDKFLLQLEHQLLDKKVEAEFTPALRKYLAEKGFDPQMGARPMNRLIQEKIRKPLADELLFGKLAEGGFVRIDWDAAKEEAVLKFKKSKVKPETAAV; this comes from the coding sequence ATGCTTTCACCCGAATTGGAACACATCCTGCAACTGCTCTACCGTGAAGCACGCAACGCGCGTTATGAGTTTATCAGCTTGGAACACCTGCTTTTGGTGCTGATAGAAGAAGATGCGGCTGTGCCGAACGTCTTGAAACTGTGTGGTGCGGATTTAAAAGTCCTGTCCGAACAGCTTGCGGCAAGCGTTGCAGAAAACACGCCGCAAATTCCCGATCATCTTCTGGATGCGGTCGAAACCCAGCCGACATTGGGCTTCCAACGCGTCATCCAACGGGCAATGGTGCATACTCAGTCTGCCGGAAAAGCCGCAGTAGAGCCTTTGGATATTTTGGTTGCCATGATGAGCGAATCCGAAAGCCATGCCGTTTATTTCCTCAAATTGCAATCCATTACACGCTTTGAAGTCTTGCGTTGCATTGCCCATGGCTCGCCCGATGACGAAGACGGCAATGATTCAGACGGCCTGGGACGCGAGGGCGAAGAAGCGGAACAAAAAACCGGCTCCCTTTCCGACTACACCGTCAACCTCAACGCCGAAGTCAAAGCCGGCCGTATCGACCCTTTGATTGGTCGCAAACACGAAATGGAACGGCTGGTGCAAATCCTGTGCCGCCGCCGCAAAAATAATCCGCTTTTGGTCGGCGAGGCTGGCGTGGGCAAAACTGCACTGGCGGAAGGTTTGGCACACCAAATCGTCAACGGCGACATTCCCGACGCGCTTAAAGAAGCCGAAGTGTACGCACTGGATATGGGTTCGCTTTTGGCGGGCACGAAATACCGCGGCGACTTTGAAGCGCGGGTCAAATCCGTCTTGAAACAGCTCGAAAAAATCCCGCACGCCATTTTATTCATCGACGAAATCCACACCATCATCGGCGCAGGTAGCACCAGCGGCGGCACGATGGACGCATCCAACCTGCTCAAACCCGCATTAGCAAAAGGTTCATTGCGCTGTATCGGCGCGACCACTTACGACGAATACCGCACCATTTTCGACAAAGACCACGCCTTAAGCCGCCGTTTCCAAAAAATCGATGTGATCGAACCTACTGTTTCCGAAACCGTGCAAATCCTGCGCGGCTTGAAACCGATGTTTGAAGATTTTCACCAAGTCCGCTATACGCAAGGCGCACTTGAAGCCGCAGCCGAACTTTCCGCACGTTACATCAACGAGCGTTTCCTGCCCGACAAAGCCATCGACGTGATGGACGAAGCAGGCGCGGCACAACGGATTCAGCCCAAATCCAAACAGAAAAAAGTCATCGGTAAAGCGCAAATCGAAACCGTCATCGCCAAAGTTGCGCGGATTCCTGAAAAAACCGTGTCGCACGACGACAAACAAGTGCTGCAATTCCTTGGCCGCGATTTGAAAAACATGGTTTACGGTCAGGAAAACGCCATCGACGCGCTGGTTGCCGCCGTCAAAATGTCGCGCTCCGGCCTTGCCCTGCCCGACAAACCGATAGGCAGCTTCCTCTTCTCCGGTCCTACCGGCGTCGGCAAAACCGAAGTTGCCAAACAGCTTGCCTACTCGATGGGCGTACCACTGCAACGCTTTGATATGTCCGAATACATGGAACGCCACGCCGTATCGCGCCTCATCGGCGCGCCTCCGGGCTATGTCGGCTTTGAACAAGGCGGCCTTTTAACCGAAGCCATCAACAAACAGCCGCATTGCGTGTTGCTCTTGGACGAAATCGAAAAAGCCCACCCTGACATTTTCAACGTCCTCCTACAAGTCATGGACGCAGGCAAGCTGACCGACAACAACGGCAAGAGTGCCGACTTCCGCAACGTCATCCTGATTATGACCACCAACGCAGGCGCAGAAAGCCTCAGCCGCCCCAGCCTCGGCTTTACCGCCAAACGCGAACGCGGCGACGAAATGCAGGCAATCAACAAACTCTTCACGCCCGAGTTCCGCAACCGCTTGGATGCGATTATCCCGTTTGCGCCCTTGTCCGAACCCATTATCGTCAAAGTCGTGGACAAATTCCTGCTCCAGCTCGAACACCAGCTCCTCGACAAAAAAGTCGAAGCCGAATTCACACCGGCCTTGCGCAAATATCTAGCGGAAAAAGGTTTCGACCCGCAAATGGGTGCACGTCCAATGAACCGACTGATTCAGGAAAAAATCCGCAAACCGCTCGCCGACGAACTCCTGTTCGGCAAACTCGCCGAAGGTGGTTTTGTGCGGATAGACTGGGATGCAGCAAAAGAAGAAGCCGTGTTGAAGTTTAAGAAAAGCAAGGTCAAACCTGAAACAGCGGCGGTTTGA
- the clpS gene encoding ATP-dependent Clp protease adapter ClpS → MNHPNTDHQSDTLLSDINTQPPKRYGVFLLNDDYTTMEFVVEILTEVFMLAQEQAVAVMLLVHHEGKGLCGTYTRDIAQTKQHQVMERAKAEGHPLKCIVEEV, encoded by the coding sequence ATGAACCATCCGAATACCGACCACCAATCCGATACCCTGCTCAGCGATATCAACACACAGCCGCCGAAACGTTACGGCGTATTTTTATTGAACGACGATTACACCACCATGGAGTTTGTCGTCGAAATCCTGACCGAAGTCTTTATGCTTGCACAGGAACAGGCAGTGGCCGTTATGCTGCTGGTGCACCACGAAGGCAAAGGCCTGTGCGGCACCTACACGCGCGATATTGCCCAGACCAAGCAACATCAGGTCATGGAACGCGCCAAAGCTGAAGGGCATCCGCTCAAATGTATAGTCGAAGAGGTTTAA
- a CDS encoding cold-shock protein produces the protein MATGIVKWFNDAKGFGFITPDEGGEDLFAHFSAINMEGFKTLKEGQRVSFDVTTGPKGKQAANIQAA, from the coding sequence ATGGCAACCGGTATCGTAAAATGGTTTAACGACGCTAAAGGTTTTGGTTTCATCACTCCTGATGAAGGTGGCGAAGATTTGTTCGCTCACTTCTCAGCGATCAACATGGAAGGTTTCAAAACCCTGAAAGAAGGCCAACGCGTGTCTTTCGACGTAACCACCGGCCCTAAAGGCAAACAAGCTGCTAACATTCAAGCTGCTTAA
- the smpB gene encoding SsrA-binding protein SmpB, protein MSIANNKKAFHDFFIEDQIEAGIVLEGWEVKAIRAARVQLKESYIYWKKDAFYLVGCHITALPTASTHVKPDPVRPRKLLLKQSEINKLIGKTERAGYTIVPLNLHYTRGRIKVEIGLAKGKKQHDKRQSLKEADWKREKQRLMKNVR, encoded by the coding sequence ATGAGTATTGCCAATAATAAAAAAGCCTTTCACGATTTCTTTATCGAGGACCAAATCGAAGCCGGTATAGTATTGGAGGGATGGGAAGTTAAAGCCATCCGCGCTGCACGCGTGCAATTAAAAGAAAGCTATATCTACTGGAAAAAAGACGCATTCTATTTGGTGGGCTGCCACATTACCGCATTGCCCACTGCCTCGACACACGTCAAACCCGACCCTGTCCGTCCGCGTAAGTTGTTGTTGAAACAATCGGAAATCAATAAGTTAATCGGCAAAACCGAACGTGCAGGTTATACGATTGTGCCCTTAAACCTGCATTACACCCGCGGTAGAATCAAAGTGGAAATCGGTTTGGCCAAGGGTAAGAAACAGCATGACAAACGCCAAAGCCTGAAAGAAGCGGATTGGAAGCGTGAGAAACAGCGTTTGATGAAAAACGTACGTTGA
- a CDS encoding DUF4189 domain-containing protein yields the protein MKKTLMTLILCALTPAALAADTYGYLAMWQNPADSNEALQIKTTKENATQLDATAELETFCKGQDALAGISAGQATGCKTVVPLHNTCIAVAYPKAMGKLTAQNVVAITSPRFKTVHQIALNQCIKKYGSQGQCALETVYCTSETYYQGTVKTLWEKIKSI from the coding sequence ATGAAAAAAACACTAATGACACTTATCCTTTGCGCACTGACTCCTGCCGCCCTGGCTGCCGATACTTACGGCTACCTGGCCATGTGGCAAAATCCTGCCGACAGCAATGAAGCGCTGCAAATCAAAACCACCAAAGAAAATGCCACCCAACTGGATGCAACAGCCGAACTCGAAACATTCTGTAAAGGCCAAGATGCCTTAGCCGGTATCAGCGCAGGCCAAGCAACAGGCTGCAAAACGGTTGTCCCTCTGCACAACACCTGTATCGCTGTTGCCTATCCTAAAGCCATGGGCAAATTGACTGCTCAAAACGTGGTAGCCATTACCTCCCCACGTTTCAAAACCGTGCATCAAATTGCCTTGAACCAGTGTATCAAAAAATACGGCTCACAAGGACAATGCGCTTTAGAAACAGTCTATTGCACTTCCGAAACCTACTATCAAGGTACAGTCAAAACCCTTTGGGAAAAAATCAAATCCATTTAA
- the trxB gene encoding thioredoxin-disulfide reductase, whose translation MSNHHKLIILGSGPAGYTAAVYAARANLNPVIITGVEQGGQLMTTTEVDNWPADAEGVQGPELMARFQAHAERFGTEMIFDQIHTVDLQNRPFTLKGDMGEYTCDALIVATGASAKYLGLPSEETFAGKGVSACATCDGFFYKKQDVAVVGGGNTAVGEALYLANIANTVTLIHRRDSFRAEKIMVDKLMQRVEEGKIILKLNSSVDEILGDESGVTGARLKHNDGNTEEITVKGVFIAIGHKPNTDIFKGQLDMDETGYLKTKGGTGDNVGATNIEGVWAAGDVKDHTYRQAITSAASGCQAALDAERWLDRHGV comes from the coding sequence ATGAGTAACCATCATAAACTCATCATCCTCGGCTCCGGCCCTGCCGGCTATACTGCCGCCGTCTATGCCGCCCGCGCCAATCTCAACCCTGTGATCATTACCGGCGTTGAGCAAGGCGGACAACTGATGACCACCACCGAAGTGGACAACTGGCCTGCCGATGCCGAAGGTGTACAAGGTCCGGAACTGATGGCTCGTTTCCAAGCTCATGCCGAACGCTTCGGTACTGAAATGATTTTCGACCAAATCCACACCGTTGATTTGCAAAACCGTCCATTTACCCTCAAAGGCGATATGGGCGAATACACCTGCGATGCGCTCATCGTTGCCACCGGCGCATCCGCCAAATATTTAGGTTTGCCAAGCGAAGAAACCTTTGCCGGCAAAGGCGTTTCCGCCTGTGCAACTTGCGATGGTTTCTTCTACAAAAAACAAGATGTTGCCGTAGTCGGCGGTGGCAATACCGCTGTGGGAGAAGCACTCTACCTTGCCAATATCGCCAACACCGTTACCCTGATTCACCGCCGCGATAGCTTCCGTGCCGAAAAAATCATGGTGGACAAACTGATGCAACGCGTCGAAGAAGGCAAAATCATCCTCAAACTCAACAGCTCGGTTGATGAAATCTTGGGCGACGAAAGCGGCGTTACCGGTGCACGCCTGAAACATAATGACGGCAACACTGAAGAAATCACCGTCAAAGGTGTTTTCATCGCCATCGGCCACAAACCCAACACCGATATCTTCAAAGGTCAACTTGATATGGATGAAACCGGCTATCTGAAAACCAAAGGCGGTACCGGTGACAATGTCGGCGCAACCAATATCGAAGGCGTATGGGCGGCAGGCGACGTCAAAGACCATACCTACCGTCAAGCCATCACCAGCGCAGCTTCCGGCTGCCAAGCCGCGCTTGATGCCGAACGTTGGCTCGACCGCCACGGTGTATAA
- a CDS encoding FAD-binding oxidoreductase, producing MINPSFKEYLPSYYVSTANPHPSYPTLEGRLKTETCVIGGGLSSLCTTLPLAENGHDVIVLEAARIGFGASGRSGGQVISDFACGMEEIEKQVGLEQAQWFWQQSLQAVELVDSRIQKHNIQCDWQRGYATVAVRPQHWEELQQWHEYAQKHYGASHYQLWDKATLKQQLASDMYQGAQFDPLSGHLHPLNYTLGIAKAAADAGAQLFEQSPMTRIEPCDNGWLVHTPNGSVECKNLVYAVNTYAGLHPKFKVLEQKAIAVSTFIIATEPLGERAKDLIRNNMAICDNRHVLDYYRLSADGRLLFGGKDNEFIDDPDRMTELVRQDMLKVFPQLADVRIEHSWGGECDITRNLAPHFGRLAPTVFYAQGYSGHGMAITGIAGLAIAETIMGDDGRLKPFEQLRHSNIITQPFLRKLGSFLGSKYYQWKDSH from the coding sequence ATGATCAATCCCAGCTTCAAAGAATACCTTCCTTCCTACTATGTCAGCACGGCCAATCCCCATCCGTCTTATCCGACGCTTGAAGGCCGTCTGAAAACTGAAACCTGCGTTATCGGCGGCGGTCTGTCCAGCTTATGCACCACCCTACCGCTTGCTGAAAACGGCCATGACGTCATCGTACTTGAAGCCGCCCGTATCGGTTTCGGCGCATCAGGCCGAAGCGGCGGACAAGTCATCAGCGACTTTGCCTGCGGCATGGAAGAAATCGAAAAACAAGTCGGTTTGGAACAGGCCCAATGGTTCTGGCAGCAATCTCTGCAAGCCGTTGAACTGGTTGACTCGCGCATTCAAAAACACAACATCCAATGCGATTGGCAACGCGGCTACGCTACCGTCGCCGTCCGTCCTCAGCATTGGGAAGAATTGCAACAATGGCACGAATACGCCCAAAAACATTATGGCGCAAGCCATTACCAGCTTTGGGATAAAGCCACGCTGAAGCAGCAACTTGCCAGCGATATGTATCAAGGCGCGCAATTTGATCCTTTATCCGGCCACTTACACCCGCTCAATTACACCCTAGGCATTGCCAAAGCGGCAGCCGATGCAGGCGCACAACTTTTTGAGCAATCCCCGATGACGCGTATCGAACCATGCGATAACGGCTGGCTGGTTCATACGCCCAATGGCAGCGTTGAGTGCAAAAACCTCGTTTATGCCGTCAATACTTATGCCGGTTTACACCCGAAATTCAAAGTATTGGAACAAAAAGCCATTGCAGTCAGCACCTTTATCATCGCCACCGAGCCTCTGGGCGAGCGTGCCAAAGATCTGATCCGCAACAATATGGCCATCTGCGACAACCGCCACGTCCTTGACTACTACCGCCTCAGCGCTGACGGCCGCCTGCTTTTCGGCGGCAAAGACAACGAATTTATCGACGACCCTGACCGCATGACCGAACTCGTCCGCCAAGACATGTTGAAAGTTTTCCCGCAACTTGCCGACGTCAGAATCGAGCATTCTTGGGGCGGCGAATGCGACATCACACGCAACCTCGCCCCACATTTTGGCCGCCTCGCCCCTACCGTTTTCTACGCCCAAGGCTATTCCGGACACGGCATGGCGATTACCGGCATTGCCGGTTTGGCAATTGCTGAAACCATTATGGGCGATGACGGCCGTCTGAAACCTTTTGAGCAACTGCGCCACAGCAACATCATTACCCAGCCTTTCCTGCGTAAACTCGGCTCTTTCCTCGGTTCAAAATACTATCAATGGAAAGACAGCCACTAA
- a CDS encoding ABC transporter permease subunit, with product MQKTKLSWFLKLMLLLSLAFLYIPLVVLVIYSFNESKLVTVWGGFSTKWYGALMENDTILEAAWLSLRIAIVSSLAAVALGTLAGYAMARIKRFRGSTLFAGMISAPMVMPDVITGLSMLLLIIQVQMFLQGSELLQSLYFDRGFFTIFLGHTTLCMAYITVVIRSRLVELDQSLEEAAMDLGARPLKIFFVITLPLIAPAIASGFLLGITLSLDDLVITSFLSGPGSSTLPQVIFSKIKLGLDPQMNVLATILIGIIGTLVIVVNYWMMRQATKREREAAEAYRQEKLAAEKAA from the coding sequence ATGCAGAAAACCAAATTATCCTGGTTCTTGAAACTGATGCTCCTGCTCTCGCTGGCATTCCTCTATATTCCGCTGGTGGTTTTGGTCATCTATTCTTTCAATGAATCCAAACTGGTTACCGTTTGGGGCGGTTTCTCAACCAAATGGTACGGCGCATTAATGGAAAACGACACCATCTTGGAAGCGGCCTGGCTGTCATTGCGTATCGCCATCGTTTCCTCGCTTGCCGCCGTGGCACTCGGCACATTGGCAGGCTACGCCATGGCGCGTATTAAACGCTTCCGCGGCAGCACCCTGTTTGCCGGTATGATTTCCGCGCCTATGGTGATGCCTGATGTGATTACCGGTTTGTCCATGCTGCTGTTGATTATTCAGGTGCAGATGTTCCTGCAAGGCAGTGAATTGTTGCAATCGCTCTACTTCGATCGCGGCTTCTTCACCATCTTCCTCGGCCACACCACACTTTGTATGGCGTACATTACCGTCGTTATCCGCTCGCGCTTGGTGGAATTGGATCAATCCTTGGAAGAAGCTGCTATGGACTTGGGTGCCCGTCCGCTGAAGATTTTCTTCGTGATTACCCTACCACTGATTGCCCCTGCGATTGCTTCCGGCTTCCTCTTGGGCATTACCCTGTCTTTGGACGACTTGGTGATTACCTCCTTCCTGTCAGGCCCGGGTTCATCGACATTGCCACAAGTGATTTTCTCCAAAATCAAACTCGGCCTTGACCCTCAGATGAACGTTTTGGCAACCATCCTGATCGGTATCATCGGTACACTGGTTATTGTCGTTAACTACTGGATGATGCGTCAGGCAACCAAACGGGAACGCGAGGCTGCCGAAGCCTACCGCCAAGAAAAATTGGCAGCCGAGAAAGCCGCCTAA
- a CDS encoding ABC transporter permease subunit: protein MDLKKLKKKLFRRPGQRAVIAVPYIWLFVLFLIPFAIVLKISFAEQEIAIPPFTPLTTIDEDLGRLNIAISYQNYADIFQNFWNTLNPFGDSENSNIYLMTYWSSIKTALTTTIICLLIGYPTAYAISRANPAARNGLLLAIMLPFWTSFLLRVYAWMGLLGHNGIINNFLIKYGIINEPLDLFYNAFSLNLVMVYAYLPFMILPLYTQLVKLDNRLLEAASDLGAGPIKSFFTITLPLSKTGIIAGSMLVFVPAVGEFVIPELVGGSENLMIGKVLWQAFFDQNNWPLASAVAVVMVALLVVPIALFQHYENRELEEGGK from the coding sequence ATGGACCTTAAAAAACTAAAAAAGAAACTGTTTCGCCGTCCTGGACAGCGTGCAGTGATTGCCGTGCCGTATATCTGGCTCTTTGTGTTGTTTCTGATTCCGTTCGCCATCGTCTTGAAAATCAGCTTTGCCGAACAAGAAATCGCCATTCCGCCATTTACGCCTTTGACGACGATTGATGAAGACTTAGGCCGTCTGAACATTGCCATCAGCTATCAGAACTACGCCGACATCTTCCAAAACTTTTGGAATACGCTCAATCCGTTTGGCGACAGTGAAAACAGCAATATCTATCTGATGACCTACTGGTCTTCAATTAAGACTGCGCTGACAACGACCATCATCTGCCTGTTGATTGGTTATCCGACCGCTTATGCCATTTCACGCGCCAATCCGGCTGCGCGCAACGGCCTGCTGTTGGCAATCATGCTGCCTTTCTGGACCTCTTTCCTGTTGCGTGTTTACGCATGGATGGGCTTATTGGGTCACAACGGCATCATCAACAATTTCTTAATCAAATACGGAATCATCAACGAGCCTTTAGACCTGTTCTACAATGCTTTCTCGCTGAATTTGGTGATGGTTTACGCCTATCTGCCGTTTATGATTTTGCCGCTGTACACACAACTGGTAAAACTGGACAACCGTCTGCTCGAAGCTGCTTCCGACTTGGGCGCAGGTCCGATCAAATCGTTCTTTACCATTACCTTGCCTTTATCCAAAACAGGCATCATCGCAGGCTCTATGCTGGTCTTCGTTCCAGCCGTCGGTGAATTTGTGATTCCTGAATTGGTGGGCGGTTCTGAAAACCTGATGATCGGTAAAGTATTGTGGCAGGCATTCTTCGACCAAAACAACTGGCCGCTGGCTTCTGCCGTCGCCGTCGTCATGGTTGCCCTGCTGGTTGTACCGATTGCCCTGTTCCAGCACTATGAAAACCGCGAATTGGAAGAAGGAGGCAAATAA
- the potA gene encoding polyamine ABC transporter ATP-binding protein, with product MTATTASSAKPYLQIQGLVKKFGDNYAVDNIDLDIYQHEIFALLGSSGSGKSTLLRMLAGMESPNQGKIILDGQDITKLAPYERPINMMFQSYALFPHMSVEQNIAFGLKQDKMPKGEIDARVEEMLRLVQMTKYAKRKPHQLSGGQQQRIALARSLAKRPKILLLDEPLGALDKKLRQQTQLELVNTLEQVGVTCIMVTHDQEEAMTMATRIAIMSDGQLRQVGTPSDVYDYPNSRFTAEFIGETNIFDGVVIDDRADFSIVKCDGLENHVRIDHGLGVPNEHEIWISIRPEDIDLHKEKPEHLGAHNWAQGTVKEIAYLGSFAIYHIKLANGRVVKSQVPAPYWYVRNITPPTWDETVYISWPENQPTPLYS from the coding sequence ATGACCGCAACCACTGCGTCTTCAGCCAAACCTTATTTGCAAATCCAAGGCTTGGTGAAAAAGTTTGGTGACAATTACGCTGTCGATAACATCGACTTGGACATTTACCAACATGAAATCTTTGCCCTTTTGGGCAGCTCAGGCAGTGGCAAATCCACACTGCTGCGCATGTTGGCAGGCATGGAAAGCCCAAATCAGGGCAAAATCATTCTCGACGGCCAAGACATTACCAAGCTTGCTCCGTACGAGCGCCCAATCAACATGATGTTCCAAAGCTATGCTCTATTCCCGCACATGAGTGTTGAACAAAACATTGCTTTCGGCCTGAAACAAGACAAAATGCCTAAAGGCGAAATCGACGCCCGCGTCGAAGAAATGTTGCGCCTGGTGCAAATGACCAAATACGCCAAACGCAAGCCGCACCAACTTTCCGGCGGCCAACAACAGCGTATCGCTTTGGCGCGCAGCCTGGCAAAACGTCCGAAAATCCTGCTGCTTGACGAACCTTTGGGCGCACTCGATAAAAAACTGCGCCAACAAACCCAACTGGAATTGGTCAACACGCTGGAACAAGTCGGCGTAACCTGCATCATGGTTACCCACGACCAAGAAGAAGCGATGACGATGGCTACCCGCATCGCCATTATGTCCGACGGCCAATTGCGCCAAGTCGGCACACCTAGCGATGTGTACGACTACCCTAACAGTCGCTTTACCGCTGAATTTATCGGCGAAACCAATATTTTTGACGGCGTCGTTATTGACGACCGCGCCGATTTCTCTATCGTCAAATGTGACGGCTTGGAAAACCACGTCCGCATCGACCACGGTCTGGGCGTTCCGAACGAGCATGAAATCTGGATCAGCATCCGCCCTGAAGACATTGATTTGCATAAAGAAAAACCAGAACACTTGGGCGCGCACAACTGGGCCCAAGGCACGGTTAAAGAAATTGCCTATCTGGGCAGCTTCGCGATTTACCACATCAAACTCGCCAACGGCCGTGTCGTCAAAAGCCAAGTTCCCGCACCTTATTGGTATGTGCGCAACATTACGCCGCCGACTTGGGACGAAACCGTCTACATCAGCTGGCCTGAAAACCAACCGACACCTCTGTACAGTTAA
- the radC gene encoding DNA repair protein RadC yields the protein MSIKEWPEGERPREKLLERGAAALSDAELLAILLRVGTRGMSAVDLARYLLSEFGSLGKLMSADAKTLSACKGMGLASYTQFAVVKEIGRRILGEDLQEQMVLSNPKSVADYLRLHLGHEKIEVSVALLLNRQNQLIAVRELSRGTVAENTVYIREIVKLALDEYADSLILAHNHPGGSARPSESDVQFTERLKQALSLVDITLLDHFIVTAKETCSLREQGYM from the coding sequence ATGAGCATTAAAGAATGGCCTGAAGGGGAGCGGCCGCGTGAGAAGCTGTTGGAGCGTGGCGCGGCGGCGTTGAGTGATGCGGAGTTGCTGGCGATTTTATTGCGTGTCGGAACACGCGGCATGAGCGCGGTTGATTTGGCGCGTTATTTGTTGAGCGAGTTCGGCAGCTTGGGAAAGCTGATGAGTGCGGATGCCAAAACACTTTCTGCTTGCAAGGGCATGGGTTTGGCGAGCTATACTCAGTTTGCCGTGGTCAAAGAAATCGGACGGCGGATTTTGGGTGAGGATTTGCAGGAGCAGATGGTTTTGTCAAACCCGAAATCGGTTGCGGATTATCTGCGCCTGCATCTGGGGCATGAAAAAATCGAGGTCAGCGTTGCCTTGCTGCTCAACCGTCAAAATCAATTGATTGCGGTACGGGAATTGTCGCGCGGTACGGTGGCGGAAAATACGGTTTATATTCGTGAAATCGTCAAATTGGCATTGGATGAATATGCCGACAGTTTGATTTTGGCGCACAATCATCCGGGCGGTTCGGCAAGGCCGTCTGAATCTGATGTGCAGTTTACAGAGCGTTTGAAACAGGCTTTAAGTTTGGTGGATATTACGCTCTTAGACCATTTTATCGTAACGGCAAAAGAAACCTGTTCTTTGCGCGAACAGGGCTATATGTAA
- a CDS encoding NF038104 family lipoprotein: MQPLRCTKRLLPALALCLTLNGCVVGAAVDLAATTVLTAGKLVVKGTGAVIDAAIPDGKKDKDKEKSKEESSDEVTQ, encoded by the coding sequence ATGCAGCCATTGAGATGCACAAAACGCTTGCTTCCGGCACTTGCCCTTTGCCTGACACTTAACGGCTGCGTCGTAGGCGCTGCTGTCGATTTGGCTGCCACAACCGTCCTGACTGCCGGAAAATTGGTTGTTAAAGGAACGGGGGCAGTGATTGATGCTGCCATTCCTGACGGCAAAAAAGACAAGGACAAAGAAAAGAGCAAAGAAGAATCATCCGATGAAGTAACGCAATAA